A window from Leuconostoc mesenteroides subsp. mesenteroides encodes these proteins:
- a CDS encoding MFS transporter: MNQKNPHSKIFVLAVLSVSVMITTGTAISSALPEMAKSFPDISVSQIDMIATIQQFSVMTTLLLSGIISKKLGIKKTITIGLILTGVAGVFPFFSHSFILILISRLIVGCGIGLFNSLAITIIDLFYEDPARSQMLGFRSATEQIGVSILNVVVGVLVLINWHASFLIYLLAFPLLAFFLKVVPEPPVPQGNDNRKQRINLPVIIMTVLLAFMVACSTAVIIQIPNIIVTDFSKSSAVSSLIISANTLMGMVMGILFGRIYSFVKKFILPLGILFMALGSLIMVSVNSVFGVTLGAIVCGMSYPLVGSYIFSLVSVIAPKGSETLANSTLLIGANLGSFSTPLFLSELGKMNSLTTHASPFLTAFWLLIILTIIVLIYQTLLQKKVHQNILN, encoded by the coding sequence TTGAATCAAAAAAATCCTCATTCTAAAATTTTTGTTTTAGCTGTTTTATCAGTATCTGTCATGATTACAACAGGTACAGCCATTTCCTCTGCATTGCCTGAAATGGCGAAAAGTTTTCCAGATATTTCTGTATCACAAATTGATATGATTGCTACCATACAGCAGTTTTCAGTTATGACAACATTGCTTCTCTCTGGTATCATTTCGAAAAAGCTTGGTATTAAAAAAACCATTACAATTGGATTGATTTTAACAGGCGTAGCTGGTGTATTTCCATTTTTCTCACATAGCTTCATTTTGATTTTAATTTCAAGGTTAATTGTTGGCTGTGGTATTGGTTTGTTTAACTCACTTGCCATCACCATTATTGATTTATTTTACGAAGATCCCGCACGTTCTCAAATGCTTGGTTTTCGTTCTGCTACTGAACAAATAGGTGTTTCAATTTTAAATGTTGTCGTGGGTGTACTTGTGTTAATTAACTGGCACGCATCATTTTTAATCTATCTTTTAGCTTTCCCACTACTCGCCTTCTTCTTAAAAGTAGTGCCCGAACCACCTGTTCCACAAGGTAACGACAATAGGAAACAACGTATTAACTTACCGGTTATTATTATGACGGTGTTGCTAGCATTTATGGTTGCCTGTTCAACAGCAGTTATTATTCAAATTCCAAATATCATCGTCACTGATTTTTCAAAATCAAGTGCTGTTTCAAGCTTGATTATTTCGGCTAATACATTGATGGGTATGGTCATGGGCATACTTTTCGGACGTATCTATAGCTTTGTTAAAAAATTCATTTTACCATTGGGCATTTTATTTATGGCACTTGGTTCATTAATCATGGTTAGTGTTAACAGTGTTTTTGGTGTTACACTTGGTGCTATCGTTTGTGGTATGTCATATCCACTTGTAGGATCTTATATCTTCTCGCTGGTCAGTGTCATAGCACCAAAAGGATCAGAAACATTGGCTAACTCAACGCTATTAATTGGTGCAAACCTTGGATCCTTCTCAACTCCCTTGTTCTTAAGTGAATTAGGAAAAATGAACTCATTAACGACACATGCCAGCCCATTCTTAACAGCATTCTGGTTATTGATTATTCTGACAATTATTGTATTAATTTACCAAACGCTATTGCAGAAAAAAGTACATCAAAATATTTTGAATTAA
- a CDS encoding HAD-IC family P-type ATPase — MEAFRKGVKETISSHQVDMGTGLDTEQVAKNREKHGANVFVAEKKVSLLKKILISLNDVATIILLIAAVISFVATYLEDTGNYFESLLIIGIVVINSVLAIVQEGKAEDSLAALQNLNRTKVKVLRDGQIEQIDADDVVFGDVLVVENGSAIAADARLIEAIELQAEESALTGESLPVEKNADATFKPNDEVGLGERITMVYRGTTIVNGHGRAIVTAVGMQTEMGKIASLLSNESKIPLTPLQRRLVQLGKNISWVAIGAAVVVLGLGIYQGMDLKHIFLTAISLAVAVVPETLAVIVTMTLALGVQRIAQKHAIIRRLPAVETLGTTNVIASDKTGTLTQNKMTVRKVWQDEQDHLADISNGLDDATKEVLSLAAISTNVSVKTVAGQTDYDGLPTEVALVRAIEEEESREELLEKYPLVEQIPFNSTKKRMTTVHKQPEGGYIAITKGAFDVLLPMIKHGNHDKAENVNRTFGEQALRVLTIAKRTFDVMPEAPTQEFYEQDLTLVGLVGIIDPPRPESAPAVEKARLAGVRTIMITGDHVETASAIAREIGILRTGDQTITGSELAKLSDKELDANVQKYSVYARVTPTDKIRIIKSWQRQDATIAMTGDGVNDAPALKAADVGISMGETGTDVAREASDIILTDDNFATIINAISEGRGVYVKVRKTINFLLSANISELLVILIAMLLGWGSPLLPVHLLFINLVSDGLPGFAISREPMLTNVMNEPPMPKNTRLFAQGLGRQIGLNAALFAIVTLAAIWVGQNVVFGGLQPNEQIGQTMAFTLLSLTSIFHVFNIRSEKTLFAISYRANPSLVNMAILATVITLVITLIPLTQSLFGLTALSLGHWLVIIVLSLVPTIVIELLKYIRPTLFKV, encoded by the coding sequence ATGGAAGCATTCCGAAAAGGTGTTAAAGAAACAATTTCATCACATCAAGTTGATATGGGGACAGGCTTAGATACTGAGCAAGTTGCTAAAAATCGTGAAAAACATGGTGCCAATGTTTTTGTAGCCGAAAAAAAAGTTTCATTGTTGAAAAAAATCTTAATCAGCCTAAATGATGTTGCTACAATCATTTTGCTAATCGCTGCGGTTATTTCATTTGTTGCTACATATTTAGAAGACACAGGAAACTATTTTGAAAGTCTCTTAATTATTGGTATTGTCGTTATTAATTCGGTCTTAGCAATTGTTCAGGAAGGAAAGGCTGAGGATTCACTAGCGGCCCTGCAAAATCTTAATCGAACAAAAGTTAAAGTTTTACGTGACGGACAGATAGAACAGATTGACGCGGACGATGTTGTGTTTGGGGATGTATTAGTTGTCGAAAATGGTAGCGCAATTGCCGCTGATGCTCGTCTAATTGAGGCTATTGAACTTCAAGCTGAAGAATCTGCTTTAACAGGAGAAAGTTTGCCGGTTGAAAAAAATGCAGATGCCACGTTTAAACCAAATGATGAAGTTGGTCTTGGAGAACGAATTACGATGGTGTATCGTGGGACAACAATTGTTAACGGTCATGGACGAGCAATCGTGACGGCCGTTGGTATGCAGACTGAAATGGGTAAAATTGCAAGTCTACTGAGTAACGAGTCAAAAATTCCACTAACACCATTGCAGAGACGTCTAGTTCAATTAGGAAAAAATATTTCTTGGGTTGCTATAGGTGCTGCGGTAGTTGTGCTTGGGCTAGGTATTTACCAAGGTATGGATTTGAAGCACATTTTTTTGACAGCTATTTCGTTAGCTGTCGCGGTTGTTCCAGAAACATTAGCAGTAATTGTGACAATGACACTGGCACTGGGTGTTCAACGAATCGCACAAAAACATGCAATTATTAGACGGTTGCCAGCAGTAGAAACTTTGGGTACAACAAATGTCATTGCTTCCGATAAAACGGGTACATTGACACAAAATAAGATGACTGTTCGAAAAGTTTGGCAAGATGAACAGGATCATTTAGCCGATATTTCAAATGGATTGGATGATGCTACTAAGGAAGTATTGTCTTTGGCGGCCATATCAACCAATGTCTCAGTTAAAACTGTTGCTGGGCAGACTGATTATGATGGGCTACCAACAGAAGTCGCGTTAGTAAGAGCTATTGAAGAAGAAGAATCTCGCGAAGAATTGTTAGAAAAGTATCCGTTAGTGGAACAGATACCGTTTAATTCAACGAAAAAAAGAATGACCACTGTCCACAAGCAACCAGAAGGTGGTTACATTGCGATTACCAAGGGCGCATTTGATGTTTTGCTACCAATGATTAAACACGGAAATCACGATAAAGCTGAAAATGTTAACAGAACTTTCGGTGAACAGGCATTACGTGTTTTGACAATAGCTAAAAGAACATTTGATGTTATGCCGGAAGCGCCAACACAAGAGTTTTATGAACAAGATTTGACATTAGTCGGGTTAGTTGGTATTATCGATCCGCCACGCCCAGAATCAGCACCAGCAGTTGAAAAGGCACGTCTTGCAGGTGTTAGAACAATTATGATCACTGGGGATCACGTTGAAACAGCTAGTGCAATTGCACGTGAAATTGGTATTTTACGTACTGGAGATCAAACAATTACAGGTTCAGAATTAGCTAAACTATCAGACAAAGAGCTCGATGCTAATGTGCAAAAGTATAGTGTATACGCCCGTGTGACACCAACTGATAAAATTAGAATTATTAAATCATGGCAAAGGCAAGATGCAACGATTGCGATGACTGGAGATGGTGTCAACGATGCCCCAGCATTAAAAGCAGCAGATGTTGGTATTTCGATGGGTGAGACAGGGACAGATGTTGCTCGTGAAGCTTCGGATATCATTTTGACTGATGACAATTTTGCGACGATTATTAATGCTATTTCTGAAGGACGTGGTGTTTATGTTAAAGTTCGAAAGACAATTAATTTCTTATTAAGTGCCAATATATCAGAGTTGTTAGTGATCCTGATAGCTATGTTGCTAGGATGGGGATCACCATTGCTACCTGTGCATCTGTTGTTCATTAACTTGGTATCAGATGGTTTGCCAGGATTTGCTATTAGCCGTGAGCCAATGTTAACCAATGTTATGAACGAACCACCTATGCCTAAAAATACTAGGTTATTTGCACAAGGGTTAGGTCGTCAAATTGGTTTAAATGCTGCTTTATTTGCAATTGTCACTTTGGCAGCTATCTGGGTTGGACAAAATGTTGTCTTTGGTGGCTTGCAACCTAACGAACAAATTGGTCAAACAATGGCTTTCACCCTTCTGTCATTGACTTCTATATTCCATGTGTTCAATATTCGCTCGGAAAAGACGCTTTTTGCTATTAGTTATCGTGCTAATCCTTCATTAGTTAACATGGCAATTTTAGCGACAGTAATTACCTTGGTGATTACGTTAATACCTCTTACACAGTCATTATTTGGTTTAACAGCACTTTCATTAGGACATTGGCTCGTGATTATAGTTCTCTCTTTAGTACCTACAATTGTTATTGAATTGTTGAAGTATATACGCCCAACATTATTTAAAGTGTGA
- a CDS encoding alpha,alpha-phosphotrehalase, which yields MTKQWFKDSVVYQIYPMSFQDSNNDGIGDLAGITQRLQYIHNLGANVIWLNPIYVSPNKDNGYDIADYRNINPDYGTMQDFEDLLQQAHQLDLKIMMDLVVNHTSDQHAWFKESRKGQSNEYADYYIWRDPVDGHEPNNWLAAFGGSAWTYVPERKQYYLHMFAEEQPDLNWENPEVREAVFDIERFWLDKGVDGFRMDVINLISKPEGLPDVTGPVTSGTTMDFVADGHRLNEFLRQMNDEVLSQYDTITVGEMPGTTPEDAIKYTGLDSHELNMVFQFEHVSLSGNPDVRLGKWNDEPIKLVELKKSLNRWQLDLDGKGWNSLYWNNHDQPRAVSRFGNDQPEFRVLSAKMLATTLHMLQGTPYVYQGEELGMTNGHFESLEQYEDIESINFYNEFVDKQKIVDSTTMLKYLANVSRDNARTPMQWNDQQNAGFSKVTPWYAPNKNYTTINAENALSDNDSVYYHYQKLIQLRRDSEIVRYGTFEAIDPEDNQVYAYLRHYQDQSILVLSNFTDKVVTRDYEQTKSAELLINNYSDDQGTTLRPYESKVYLLTK from the coding sequence ATGACAAAACAGTGGTTTAAGGACTCGGTAGTATATCAGATATATCCGATGAGTTTTCAAGATAGTAATAACGATGGTATTGGCGATCTTGCTGGTATTACACAACGATTACAGTATATTCATAACTTGGGTGCTAATGTAATCTGGTTAAATCCTATTTATGTTTCTCCAAATAAAGATAATGGATATGACATTGCTGACTATCGTAATATCAACCCAGATTATGGTACAATGCAAGATTTTGAAGATTTACTTCAACAAGCACATCAACTAGATCTTAAAATCATGATGGACTTGGTTGTTAATCATACGTCGGATCAACATGCTTGGTTTAAAGAGAGTCGCAAAGGCCAATCAAATGAATACGCCGATTATTATATTTGGCGAGACCCAGTAGACGGACATGAACCAAATAATTGGCTTGCAGCATTTGGCGGCTCTGCTTGGACATATGTTCCTGAACGAAAGCAATACTATCTGCATATGTTTGCCGAAGAGCAACCCGATCTTAATTGGGAAAATCCGGAAGTTCGCGAAGCCGTATTCGATATTGAACGTTTTTGGTTGGATAAAGGTGTTGATGGATTCCGAATGGATGTAATCAATTTAATTTCTAAACCTGAAGGTTTGCCTGACGTCACAGGGCCAGTAACTTCTGGAACAACCATGGACTTTGTAGCAGATGGACACCGGCTTAATGAATTTTTACGCCAAATGAACGACGAAGTATTATCCCAATATGACACAATTACTGTTGGTGAAATGCCTGGCACAACTCCTGAAGATGCGATTAAGTACACTGGATTAGATAGCCATGAATTGAACATGGTCTTCCAATTTGAACATGTTTCGCTTAGTGGCAATCCAGACGTTAGACTTGGCAAATGGAATGACGAACCTATTAAACTAGTAGAGTTAAAAAAGTCCCTAAATCGTTGGCAACTTGACTTAGATGGCAAAGGATGGAACAGCCTCTATTGGAATAATCACGACCAGCCACGTGCCGTTTCTCGATTTGGAAATGATCAACCTGAATTCAGAGTATTATCTGCTAAAATGTTAGCAACCACCTTGCATATGTTGCAAGGTACACCTTATGTTTATCAAGGTGAAGAATTAGGCATGACTAACGGTCATTTTGAAAGTTTGGAACAATATGAAGATATTGAATCGATCAACTTTTATAATGAATTCGTTGATAAGCAAAAGATTGTTGACAGCACAACCATGCTAAAGTATTTAGCTAATGTGTCGCGTGATAATGCGAGAACTCCTATGCAATGGAATGACCAACAAAATGCCGGATTTTCAAAGGTGACACCTTGGTATGCACCAAACAAAAATTACACAACCATTAATGCCGAAAATGCTTTATCTGATAACGACTCCGTTTACTATCATTACCAGAAATTAATACAACTTCGTCGTGATTCAGAGATTGTTAGATACGGAACGTTTGAAGCAATTGATCCTGAAGACAACCAGGTATACGCATACCTTCGTCATTATCAAGATCAGTCTATCCTTGTGTTGAGTAACTTCACTGATAAAGTAGTCACTCGTGACTATGAACAGACGAAATCGGCAGAATTGTTAATCAATAACTATTCAGATGATCAAGGAACAACCTTACGTCCATATGAAAGCAAAGTTTATCTTTTAACAAAATAA